Within Microbacterium oryzae, the genomic segment AAATTAAGCGGCAGCGGATCACCTCGTCCCACAATATGCCCCGTCACGGGGTCGACGTGGATCGCGAAAAACTGATTAGGCCCGCAAGCACCGGGTCCCTTGTTGCCACGGCGTCCAGCGAGGCTGCGACGTCGCATCGTTTCCCAAGCGACCGCTTCTCCCCTGGAATCAGTTCTCCCTGGCGCGTGCAAGCGCGTGTGAGGAGCCCAGACGAAGAAAATGAACTCGTTGCTTCGCGAGAACTCGTTAGCTCTCACGACTCCTCGCGGGTTGATCACCGAAGAGACCATCTGAATCTTGCACGTCGGAAAAAGTTGCTCCAGCAACAGCCCCAGCCGCAGGTACTCCTTCTCATCGATCGTGACGATGAGCACGGAGTCGTCGGGGTTCAACAGCTCCTTCGCCAGCAGCAAACGTCGCTCCATGAACGCCAGCCACTTCGAATGGCGGTACATGTCGTCGCCCTCGACGTAGTCGTTGTTGTACTTCCAATCCCGAGCGCCCGAGTTGTATGGCGGATCGATGTAGATCGCGTCTACCGAGCCCCGGTGCGTGAACAGAAGCGCCTGCAAAGCGTGGTAATTCTCGGCGTTGATGACTGCGTGGAACGGCTTGTCGCCGCCGCGCTCCACCTTCCCTGTCGACACGAGTCCGGGATAGATCGGCTCGCGGAACTCGGTGACGACCACGACGTCCTCGACTGCGGAGCTTGCTCGCTCACCCTCGTCAGTCCTGGCGACCGACTCGAGGTGCGCCACGCGCGCGTCACCCGTTCCTTCGAAGGACCGCACGCGCCACAGCTTGTCGTCGGATGCCTTCGGCGTCTCTCCTCGCGGTGGCAGGATCCGCACGACATCGCCGACGCGAACGCGGCGGCCAGGTAGCTCAACGGCTTCCGGCGTGTGGCGCTCGAAGTTGAGACCGAACGCTCTGCGTTGCGAGAGCACCTCGAGCTCGCGAGCGATCTCGTTTCCCAGCGATGGGTTGGAGGTGCGCAGCTGCTTGATCAGTTCATGAATTCGAGCCACATTCCGACTCTAAAGGTACTTGTACCCGGTCTTTATCACCCTGGCACTCGGCACCGGTGGCGATGACGCTTGTCTGGTGCCTCGCGTCCCCTCTGCTGCCGTCGCGTACGTCGGCGAGCGCATCGCGGACTACCGTCGGCGGCAGACGATGACGCAGGATCAGCTCGCCGAACGCAGCGAGATCGACTCGTCGAACATCCGCAGCTACGAGAGCGGCCGGTCGATGATGAACATCCACTCGCTCGTCCGCATCTCGGCCGCTCTCGGGGTCGAGCCCGGCGACCTCCTCGACGGCCTCACACCGGAGATGTTCGCGGTCTCGAGCACCGACGGCCGCCGCAAGGCCGGCTAGCGAAACGCTCAGCAGCGCGCCCGCCCTCGCCCCGAAACGCCGCTGCGCGGCACCGGATCCACCGGTGCCGCGCAGCGCTCCCTCGTCGCGACCGCGTCCTACGCGACGCGCCCCTTGCCGAACGGGGTGATCGTGACGGGGCCCATGAGCCCGTACTCCTGCTTGCCCATCTGCCCGTACACGGCCGGATTCACCGTGCGCATGCGGTTGTTGAGCGGGGTCGCCACCTCGACGCGGATGGTGTTGCGCCCCACCTGCACGTAGTCGCTGACGTCGATCTTCGTGTCGAGGAAGTCGCGCTCCGCGACCACCTGGTCGTTGATCCACACCGTGAAGGTGTCGCGCACGGTTCCGAGCGACAGCATCGCGCCGGGCTTGCCGGGGTTCCATCCGTGGTCGAGCGTGAACTCCGCGCGGTAGTCGCCGATGCCCGACGCGTCGGTGATCTCGGGGATCTGCGACCACGGCACGAGCGAGTCGAGCGAGAGACGGTGCTCGATCTTCGCCGTCTCGACGCCTTCGCCGGACGGCTTCCAGTCGCTCACGACGACGTCCCACCGGCCGATCTCCACGGGCTTCGGGAGCTCGTGGATCTGCACCTTGCGGATGCGACCGCCGGCGAGCGGCACCTCGACCATGCCGGTCTTCGTGCTGTGGACGATCAGCTCGCCCTTCGGTCCGACCTCCGCGCCCTCGACGTCGGTGCTGGCGATCCACGTCTTGGGCGCGGGCGCGCCTGCCCATCCCTCCGGGCCGAACGCCACGACCATCGACTGACCGGGGACCAGGCGCACGCGCACGGTGGCGCGGTCGCCGTTCTGCTCGTATGCGGCGAGGCGCGCGACGGAGCCCGACCACGCGTCGAGCAGGTACGGCACGTGCCGCGGGTTCGTCACCATGAGCTCGACCGTCTGGTCGATCTCGACGAGCTTGTCCTTCGCGAAGTTGTGCTTCACGTTCGCGAGGTAGTAGTAGTCGATGTCGCCGTCGACCCGGTGCATGTGCTTGAGATGCGAGGTCGTATACGTCACGCGCGGGCGCACGCCGAGCGCCTCCAGCGCGACCGGCACGTCGGCGTCGCCCGCGGCCATCCGCGTCGTCGGCAGCGCCTTGATCTCCGCGACGATGCGCGCGACCTCGGCGTTCGTCTGCGCATCGCGCAGACCCGTCGACTCCGGCTTGTCCCAGTTGCCGTAGAAGACGATCGGGAACCCGGCGCCCGCCAGCTCGCGCAGGCGCTTGGCCGCACGCAGCGACATGGTCGGCTCGTTGCCGCGGAAGCGATCGGGATCGATCACGAACGCGCGGTAGGCGCCGCCCTCGGGCGCGAAGACGCCGTCGACGAGCTCCGAGCGCTCCTGGAAGAGCCCCGCTTCATTGAGGAAGCCGTGCGTCCATCCGGTGGGGATGCCCGACGCCGTCGCCCAGGGAGCGCCGATGCCGGTCTGCGCCCAGCCCTTCTGGCGGTAGAACGCGATGTCGTACTGCGGCACGCCCTGACGGAGCACCCACTGCGTGCGGGAGAGGTAGTCCGCCGCCGAGTGCAGGTGGTTCCAGACGGGCATCCGCGGGCCCCACGACTCGGAGTAGCCGACCGACTTGCCGCCGCCGTACGGCGTGAACGCGGCGAAGCCCGGCCATCCCGCCCCCGGCGCGATCTTGTACGAGAACCCGTGCAGCACGGTCTGGTTCACGCCGCCGACGAACGTCTCGCCGAGCGTGTTCAGCACCTCGTTCCACGTCACCGCGTACGCCTTGCCGAGGTACGCCGCAGCCTCGCACGAGAGGATCGTGCGGCCGCCGATGTCTCGACCGCTCGCCAGCACGCGGTAGTCGTCGAGGTTCTTCGCGCCGAGCGACTCGGTCTCGGGGATGTCGACGATGCTCGCCTGCTGCAGCGAGTCCTGCTCGAGCCCGTACGCCTGCACCCGGTACTGCAGGCCGAATCCGTGCGCCCAGTCCCGGAGCGGGATGAGGTGATACTCCGAGTACAGGTCGCTCAGCACCTGGTTGTAGTCGTCGCGCACGCGCATCGCGTTGACGTCGGCGAACTGGTAGACGTACTTCTCCTTCACCTCGACGATGCCGGCGAGGTAGGGCTCGAGGTCGTAGCCGATGCGCGTGCGGAACTCCGTGGCCGCCTCGCGCGCCCAGATCGTCGAGTGCGTCTCGACCTCGAGGGAGTCCTCGAAGAAGGTGCCGCCGGTCTTCGCCAGCAGCTCCCGCACGCGCGGGGTGAGGGTGGTCGACTCCCAGTACCGCTCGATGGCGTCGGCTCCCGAGAGGCTGAAGTGATCCACGACATACGACTCGGGGCTCGTGTGGGGTCCGGCCTCGGGCTTCTGGCCGGTGCCGCGCTGCCAGAACGCGAGGATCGTCCACTCCTCGCCCGCCGCGCCGGCGGGAGCGGTCCAGTCGAGTCGCTCGCCCTGCACCCGGTCGGTGAGGTCGACGAGCGACGAGTGCTGCAGCATGATGCCGTTGCGCGCGGGGCGCGAGAGGATGCGGAACGCCTGCACGCGCACGAGCGTGCGCCCTTCGACCCCCGCCGAGGGAGCGACGCCGGGCTCGGGCAGCGCGCCGGAGAAACGCTGGCCCGCGACGAGGTCGACCGAGCCGTGCGCGAGCTCGACGAGCGCCGACGGGTCCTGCGGCGTGATGCCGGGGATGGCCGCGGGCCAGGAGGGGCCGAGCGTCATGTCGATCTCGACGCCATGCTTCTCACCGGCCTCGAGTGCCGTCTCCACGGCCGCGACCCAGTGGGGGCTTCCCCAGCCGTGGTTCTCCACGTCGAGGAGGGCGCCGTCGACGCTGTGGTGCACGTTGGCGATCTCGAGGCCGCGGAAGCCGTTGTCGGCGGCCTGCTTCACCTCGGCCGCGATCTCGGCGAGCTCGACCTCGCCGTTGGGCCACCACCAGCGGAAGCGCGGAGCGGTGGCGGCCTCCGGGGTGCTGAAGCCGGCGAGCTCCGCCGCAGCGCCGGATCCCGGCTTCGCGAACACCGAGCGGGCGGCGGCCGACGCCGCAGCGGGGTGCTGCGCGACGAGCAGCGAGCCGGCGATCCCGGCGGCCGACAGGGCAAGCAGCTGCCGGCGGGTGAGGCCCGAAGTGGGCGAGGACGACGGTGTCATACCGGATCTCCATCGATGAGGTGTGAAGTCCGCGCGGGAGACGGCTTCAGCGACCCCCGACGCTCGGCGCGGATGAATCGATTCAATCGCACCGTCGGCCACGCTAGCACGCCGCGCTTCGGCACCCCGCGTCCGTTCCGCCCACGACATGCGCCGTCACAGATGGGCTTCCTGCGTATCACCGGCCCTTCCCCTATTCCGGCGCACCTAAAGTAGACGCTCGTGCCTGGTGGGAGATCCTCGCCGCCACAGGAGACCATGAGCAGCAGCACTACGACGGCCCGCCCCGCCCAGGCGAAGCGCCCCTTCTACACCTCGTTCGGCTTCCAGATCGTCGCCGCCCTCATCCTGGGCATCGTGCTCGGCCTGATCGGCCGCGCGATCGGCGCCTCCGCCGACGGCGAGCCCAACGGCCTCGCCGCGACCCTCGACACGATCGGCAGCTCGTACGTCACGATCCTGCGGACGGCGGTCGTCCCGCTCGTCTTCACCGCGATCGTCGCGAGCATCTCGAACCTCCGCCGCGTGCAGAACGCCGCCCGCCTCGCGGGTCAGACCATCCTGTGGTTCGCCATCACCGCGTTCATCGCGGTGAGCATCGGCATCGCCCTCGGTCTCGTCCTGCAGCCGGGCAACCGCGCGGGTTCCGGCCTCGAGGCCTCCGAGCCCTCGCACGTCGGCTCCTGGTGGGACTTCCTGCTGGGTCTCGTGCCGCAGAACTTCCTCGGCCTGGGCGTCTCGACGAACGTCGGCGATGACGGCAGCGTCTCCTCGAGCGTCAACTTCAACATCCTGCAGATCATCGTGGTCGCCGCGGTCGTCGGCATCGCCGCCCTCCGCGCCGGCCGCAAGGCGGAGCCGTTCCTCGCCTTCACCGAGTCGCTGCTGAAGGTCATCCAGCGCGTGGTGTGGTGGATCATCCGCATCGCCCCGATCGGCACGCTCGGCCTCATCGGCAACGCGGTCATCGAGTACGGCTGGGAGCGCCTCACCTCGCTCGCCTGGTTCGCACTGGCGATCTACATCGGCCTCGCGCTCGTGCTGTTCGTCGTCTACCCGATCCTCGTGAAGGCGCACGGCCTCTCGATCAAGCAGTTCTTCACGGGCGTCTGGCCCGTCGTGCAGCTCGGCTTCGTCAGCCGCTCGTCGATCGGGACGCTCCCCCTCACGCAGCGCGTGGCCGAGCGCAACTTCGGCGTTCCCCGCGAGTACGCGTCGTTCGCCGTCCCCTTCGGCTCGACGACGAAGATGGATGGCTGCGCCGCGATCTACCCGGCGATCGCCGCGATCTTCGTGGCTCAGTTCTTCGACATCCGGCTGTCACTCATCCAGTACGTCCTGATCGTCGTCGTCTCGGTCGTCGGCTCCGCCGCCACCGCCGGCACGACGGGTGCGACGGTCATGCTCACGCTGACCCTGTCGACCCTCGGCCTGCCCCTCGAAGGCGTCGGCCTGCTGCTCGCGATCGACCCGATCCTCGACATGGGC encodes:
- a CDS encoding helix-turn-helix domain-containing protein, with translation MPRVPSAAVAYVGERIADYRRRQTMTQDQLAERSEIDSSNIRSYESGRSMMNIHSLVRISAALGVEPGDLLDGLTPEMFAVSSTDGRRKAG
- a CDS encoding glycosyl hydrolase → MTPSSSPTSGLTRRQLLALSAAGIAGSLLVAQHPAAASAAARSVFAKPGSGAAAELAGFSTPEAATAPRFRWWWPNGEVELAEIAAEVKQAADNGFRGLEIANVHHSVDGALLDVENHGWGSPHWVAAVETALEAGEKHGVEIDMTLGPSWPAAIPGITPQDPSALVELAHGSVDLVAGQRFSGALPEPGVAPSAGVEGRTLVRVQAFRILSRPARNGIMLQHSSLVDLTDRVQGERLDWTAPAGAAGEEWTILAFWQRGTGQKPEAGPHTSPESYVVDHFSLSGADAIERYWESTTLTPRVRELLAKTGGTFFEDSLEVETHSTIWAREAATEFRTRIGYDLEPYLAGIVEVKEKYVYQFADVNAMRVRDDYNQVLSDLYSEYHLIPLRDWAHGFGLQYRVQAYGLEQDSLQQASIVDIPETESLGAKNLDDYRVLASGRDIGGRTILSCEAAAYLGKAYAVTWNEVLNTLGETFVGGVNQTVLHGFSYKIAPGAGWPGFAAFTPYGGGKSVGYSESWGPRMPVWNHLHSAADYLSRTQWVLRQGVPQYDIAFYRQKGWAQTGIGAPWATASGIPTGWTHGFLNEAGLFQERSELVDGVFAPEGGAYRAFVIDPDRFRGNEPTMSLRAAKRLRELAGAGFPIVFYGNWDKPESTGLRDAQTNAEVARIVAEIKALPTTRMAAGDADVPVALEALGVRPRVTYTTSHLKHMHRVDGDIDYYYLANVKHNFAKDKLVEIDQTVELMVTNPRHVPYLLDAWSGSVARLAAYEQNGDRATVRVRLVPGQSMVVAFGPEGWAGAPAPKTWIASTDVEGAEVGPKGELIVHSTKTGMVEVPLAGGRIRKVQIHELPKPVEIGRWDVVVSDWKPSGEGVETAKIEHRLSLDSLVPWSQIPEITDASGIGDYRAEFTLDHGWNPGKPGAMLSLGTVRDTFTVWINDQVVAERDFLDTKIDVSDYVQVGRNTIRVEVATPLNNRMRTVNPAVYGQMGKQEYGLMGPVTITPFGKGRVA
- a CDS encoding dicarboxylate/amino acid:cation symporter gives rise to the protein MSSSTTTARPAQAKRPFYTSFGFQIVAALILGIVLGLIGRAIGASADGEPNGLAATLDTIGSSYVTILRTAVVPLVFTAIVASISNLRRVQNAARLAGQTILWFAITAFIAVSIGIALGLVLQPGNRAGSGLEASEPSHVGSWWDFLLGLVPQNFLGLGVSTNVGDDGSVSSSVNFNILQIIVVAAVVGIAALRAGRKAEPFLAFTESLLKVIQRVVWWIIRIAPIGTLGLIGNAVIEYGWERLTSLAWFALAIYIGLALVLFVVYPILVKAHGLSIKQFFTGVWPVVQLGFVSRSSIGTLPLTQRVAERNFGVPREYASFAVPFGSTTKMDGCAAIYPAIAAIFVAQFFDIRLSLIQYVLIVVVSVVGSAATAGTTGATVMLTLTLSTLGLPLEGVGLLLAIDPILDMGRTAVNVAGQALIPAIVAKREGILDRDLYDAPREGLPFIDESETKDAEHADAAAVAARS